The genome window AACAATGGTATTTGTTGACGAGGCCTATATTGATTACCTGCCCGATCCACAGGCCACTACATTAATTGGCGGCGTAAAAGCAGGTCAGAACATTATTGTAGCCCGCACTTTCTCCAAGCTTTATGGTTTTGCCGGTTTACGCTGCGGCTATATTGTAGCTCAGCCCGATACTATTCATGCACTTTCTATTTACACCGGCGGCGCATTCAATCTTTCGGCTACCACCATTGCCGCTGCAATTGCAGGTTACCGCGAAACCGACTTTTTACAGGATGCTCTTAAAAAGACCATCGCATCAAGAGAATTTTTGTACGCTACTTTGAAGAAAGAGGGCTATGAATACATTCCGTCATCGGCAAACTTTGTAATGTTCCCGTTAAAAATGGATGGGGCGAAATTTGTTGGCGAAATGATGAAACGCGGAGTCGGGATCAGAAACTGGAAACTGAACGGAGCAGACTGGTGTCGGGTAAGCATTGGCCGCATGGATGAAATGGAGGCATTTGCTGATGCATTTAAACAATTATCATAAAAATAAAACTTTGTCATTTTGTACACAGTGATAAATCTTAATACCAGCAGTCGTGGCTCCCGTTTACGGCTGCTGGCATTATCCGGCAAGATCATTTGCTACATTTCAGATGACAAAAAAACACAACTCAATACCATGCGTAATTTATTACTTACAATTTCTTTATTTATAATTACTTTAACCACTAAAGCGCAGCAAGCTACTGTGAATCCACGCCCGCTTACACTGGACGAGTACAACAAAGCTTTAACTTACACTGTTGCCGACCTCGACAAGGACACCTATGTTAAGTTTGATAATGCTTACATCCTTGACAGGTATGAAAACCGCAAACCTTATTTTATAACCGGCGGCGATGGCCTTAAAAAACGCATAGACCTTTATAAGCTAATTGCGAAAGAGGGCATGCAGGAAATTGGCCTGATGGTGTTTTACACCAGCGAAACCGGTAAAAAGTACCAGGCCCTGGTGCCCGACTTTACAGCTGACGCAAAAGTATGGGCTAAATATTTCCAGGATATTGACGACATCAACAAGATTGAAAAGAACTATATCCTTAAACTATCCTACGTCCTGTCAAAAGAGATGAGCTTTCAGCAATACAAGGTTTTAAATAACGGAAAAGATCTTAAAGAAGAAGCCGCAACTTATGGTAACGACATTTGCTTCCCCGGCGATGAAGAGGTGACCATGAGCAACGGCGCAAAAAAAATGATCAAGGATGTAAAAAGCGGCGATGAAGTAATTACCGTTGACCCGGCAACAAACAAATCGTCCGTTATTAAAGTAAAAGAACTAACCGTACATGCGGCTAAGAACTATGCTATCACCGAACTGGTTCTGATCTCGGCAAAAGAAAAAAACACCGCAACGGCCATCAATATTAACCTGAATACCAAAGTGCTTAAAGCTACACCCAATCACCCAATGCTAACTAAACAAGGCAGTTTTAAAATTGGTGAAGTAACTATTGGCCAGCGGGTATTATGCCTTAACGAGCAGAACGGTAAATATGAAACCTACACCGTTTTAAGAAAAACGGAACATGCAGGCGGCGTGCAAAATGTTTATAACATTGAGGCAGCCGGCGGTAGCACCCTGGTACTTAACGGCGTTATGGTAATGCAGAAATAAAATCATTTTAATTCTATGATAAAAGGCTCTTTTATAAAGGGCCTTTTCTATTTAAACAAATTGCCGGGTTAATGGTATTTATAACCAGCTACTTTAATATATCCAATATGCCAAAGCCGATAATCTCTCTTATACTATCAGTTACCTGCTTGTTTTTCGTTAGCTGTGTAGGGCAGCAAGAGGCCAGGAGTCCTAAAGGTTACGACTTCAGCAACCCTGTGAAATACGATATGCCAGACGATCTGACAGAGATATCAGGAATAGCATTTAATAAAGGAAACCCCGACACCTTATTTGTAGAACAGGACGAGGACGGCAAGTTATTTTACTTTAAACCCGGCAGCAAAGATGTGCCGGCCATAAAATTTGGAAAGAGCGGTGACTATGAAGATTTAGCTATTATCAGCAACCAGGTTGTAATGCTGCGCAGCGATGGCGTGCTCTTTACTTTCCCTTTGGATGTAAAAAATGCAAAGCCTGCCGTTAAAGAATTGGATAGCTTACTACCAAAGGGCGAATATGAGGGGCTATTCGCGGATGATGCAAGCCAGTTGATTTATGCGCTATGCAAACGTTGTGCAATGGAGAAAAGCAGCAAGACCAACACCATATTCAGTTTTAAATTATCAGCAGATGGGGCTTTACAAAGCGACGGCAAATTCATCATAGACGTTAAGAAGATTGAAGAACTTACCGGAACAAAGAAAATAACCTTTCACCCTTCAGCCCTGAGCAAAAACCGGCAAACCGGCGAGTGGTATATTCTTTCATCGGTAAATAAACTATTGGTTGTAGCCGACCCTAACTGGGTTGTTAAAGCTGTTTATACGTTAAACCCACGCACGTTTCATCAGCCCGAGGGAATGACGTTCGATAATTCAAACAACCTTTATATCTCCAACGAAGGAGATAAAGTTCAACCTGGCAATGTGCTAAAATTTGAATTAACAAAGTGATTTTTATAAAGTGTCAATTTTGTTATATTTAAGCATCTGTTAACGCTTAAACTACAAGATCATGCCGAATCACTTATCAATCCTGGGAATTATTCACACAGTAATCAGTATCATTGCAATTTTTGCTGCCTTTTATGCCCTCTTTAGCGACGGGCAGATTAACCCTTTAAACAATCGGGGAAAGCTTTATATCGTTTTAACGGTAATTACCTGCCTTACAGGCTTGCCTATTATGCGTACCGGGCACCCCACTGCAGGACACAATCTTGCTGTGGTTATTTTAATAGTATTACCTATAGCCATATATGCACCCTCGTTTAAATTTCTTGGTAAAACAGCAGCTTTTCTCCAGGTATTCCTGATGTCGTTTACTTTGTTCCTTTCATTTATCCCGGCCATAGTGGAAACATTTACCCGGCTGCCAATAAGCGGGCCTATCGCTGACGGCCCCAATGCTCCTGTTATCCAAATGGGGTTGTTAATTTTGGTGGCGTTGTTCACCACGGGCGTTCTGTACCAGCTAATAAAGTTGTGGAAGCGGCGCAAGCAAAGCGGTCGGCAAACGGTTAACGTGGTTTAAACCAATAAATACTGGTATAAATAAAGCCCTTCAAAATTATTAAAGGGCTTTGGTATATTATGGATGTGGTGGTGCCGGCGGTGGTGGTGGCGGCTTAGGCAAGCGGATATGAATCCGTGCCCGGTGATGACGCCTGCGGTGTCGCCTGCTAAAAGGCAGTGGAGGACGAGGCGGCGGCGGTGGCGGCCTCCTGATCTGTAAAAACGTTGATTCAACCTTTAATGTAAGTGGTTCTGCCTGCGCAAAATCCAAGCTAAAAGTTAAAAACGCTACTACTAAGATGATTTTTAAATACTTCATTGTTTAGCGGTTTTTGTTAATTGTTTATCTGTTAACATTAAAGTTAATATTATGTTTCGAAAACAGCTATCGACCTTTGATATTTTGCCGTTATTTAAATAGCGTTTTATACATAAAATCAGCTGCAAACTGCCCGGCTTCCAGCCAGCGCTGCTGTGTTTCCTTACCGCCTGAAAAAACAGGATTAAAATGCTTTTGCAATTCATGTGAATATCCTTCGAAAATCTTGCGGTCATTAGGTATCCCCAACGCTACCGCTTTATCATGAACATCCGCGCCGCCATATAAAGGGGCATCTTTGTGTGTTGGTGAAACGGTGCCGTCATTACTGCCGTAAATATTAACAATTGGCACCCGTACATTTTTTAGCCAATCAAGGTTAAAAATACCTCCCCACAGGTTTATTACACCCGCAACCTTTAACGGCTCTTTATTAGTTGCGGTATTACCGGTTACACCTGCAAATTTTGCCAGTTCCGCATTCGTGCTGTAAGCAGCGTTGAGCGCCATCATCCCACCTGCCGAATTACCCGCCAGGATGATCCTGTCAGGGTCTATGTTATATTCTTTGGCATGTTCCTTAAAATAAGCTACTGCCTGCTTGGCATCCAATACCGCATAGTAACAACTCCGTTTTAGTTCATCAAAATTAAAGATCGGAAATTTTTTACTCAGCGTGTAACTAATGGCCGCACATACATATCCGCGCTGCGCAAAAGTTTTACTCCATAACCTGATCCCTTTAGCCTCTTTTGACCCGAATTTAAAGCCGCCTCCGTGCATCCAGATGATCAGCGGCCTACCCGTTGATTTATCATCTTTAGGCTGATACAGATCAAATAAATGTGCTTTATTTTCCCTTGGTGTATCAGCCGGAGCATAACTAAGGTTATTTGTTTGTGTTACCTCTGTAAAAACAAAGTCCTTATATTTTATATTTTGAGCTTTCACAAACATTGAAACTCCTAATATTCCTGCAATTAACAATGAACGTTTAACCATACTATTTTATATACGTTACAATTGTACTAAACAGATGTTTTAACCCGTATTGCAATTACGGCTTACCATCATTTAAGTCAACCTGACTTTTCCAGGCCCGGTTAATCCGCAGAGTTATCATCGTATGGCAAAAAATCACACATTTTGCTAAATTTGGTGGCTGATTGGCCCGGATATTAAACCATAACAAACATTATTAGTTTATAAAGGTTCAGAAGTATTATATTATCATCCTATTTAAATTAAGAGCTATAGCGTTAGCATCAGATACATAATGGCAATTTTTGAGGAACGAAACCAGCAACAGGCACCGGAAATAACATTAATGCAGGAACAAAAGCTGCAGGAACTGCTGGCATATGTTAACCGCCATTCCCCATTTTATAGGGAGCTCTTTTTAAAGCATAGTATTAATATTGACGACATAAAAACGTTGGATGACCTGTCATTAATTCCAACCACCGCTAAGGATGACCTTCAGCAACGGAATGATGATTTTTTGTGTGTTCCGCGAAATAAAGTGATCGAATATACCTCTACCTCCGGTACCCTGGGACGGCCAGTAACCATAGCGCTTACTGAAAACGACCTTGACCGTTTGGCTTACAATGAATACAATTCCTTTTTGTGTGCCGACGGTTCTGCTGAAGACACTTACCAACTGATGCTTACCCTCGACAGACAATTTATGGCCGGGATTGCCTATTATCTCGGCATCCGCAGAATAGGTGCCGGAATTATCCGTCTGGGCCCCGGAGTCCCCTCATTGCAGTGGGAGACCATTCAGCGGTTAAAACCAACTGCTATTGTTGCTGTTCCTTCATTTATTCTGAAGCTCATTCAGTACGCAAAAGATACAGGGATTGATATCAGCAGCACATCGGTTAAAAAAGCCATCTGCATTGGCGAGAACATCCGGAATACTGATTTCTCATTAAACATCCTTGGAAAAAAAATAACGGAAAACTGGGATATCCAGTTATATTCTACTTACGCATCCACCGAAATGCAAACTGCGTTTACAGAATGCGGCGAAGGTAAAGGCGGCCATTATCAACCTGAACTTGTTATTGTGGAGCTTTTAGACGGAAATGACCAACAAGTGGAACCAGGAACCCCCGGAGAAGTAACCATTACTACTTTAGGCGTTGAGGGAATGCCCCTGCTGCGTTATAAAACCGGGGACATGTGCATGTATTTTGACGAGCCATGCGCCTGCGGCCGCACCAGCTTGCGTCTTTCGCCTATAATGGGGCGTAAAAAACAAATGATAAAATTTAAGGGCACAACACTTTATCCGCCGGCACTGTTCGACCTGCTGAACGAGCGTGAAGAGATCCTTGATTTTGTAATAGAGGTTTCTACAAACGACATCGGGATGGACCAGGTATCACTTTATGTAGTCCCCACCGAACTGACCGAAGAGTGTGATCACCGCATTCGGGCATATTTACAGGCCCGACTGCGTGTTAGTCCGCACATTAAGTATATTACGACCGAAGAGATCCTGAAAATGCAATTCAGCGAAGCCAGCCGGAAAGCTATTAAATTTATAGACAAAAGAGCTTAATTATAACTATAGATACCTGTAAACTATTTCGGCGGCCAGCTATTTTATTTAAAGCTGCTACCCAATTCAAGCCGTTTGTTCCTCAGGTCAATACCTCCTTCAATCACCGATTTAAGGTTGGCAAGGTAAAACGTCCACCCTATCTGGCATTGCACATACAGGTTTTTTGAAAGATCAGCTTCTTCCGGGATGTTTGTTTGGGTAAGTTCAACTATGGATACCCCGTTGCGGCTGTAAATATAAATAGAAACGATACTGCCGCCCGAAAAGGTAAACTTTAATGAATCCGTGCCGTTGGCTTCAAGCACACTCCCCTTTTCAACAGCAGTGTCGTCATAGCCGTGCCAATACCATTCGTAAGTATCCTCCGTCATAATAAACTCCTCCGGCTCCCTGGTGCGGCGTGGAACAGTATAAAAATTAGCCTTCCGTAAAAACCATTTTTCAATTCCCGCTGTGGTGGCCCAGGCTTCATAAAGACTTCTTACATCGGTATTAAAATCACCAACTATTTTAAAGCTGGTAAACTTATTATCTATCATATTGGTAATATAACTAATATTAATCCAAATTTAGGTATAATAGTTTTTGTGTTTATTAACTTCACAACAAATCTTACCCATGCCAAATCAAAGTGCAGGTATCCTGCTTTATAGAAAAACAAGTAACGCGGTGGAGCTTTTCCTGGTTCATCCCGGCGGACCATTCTTTAAAAACAAAGACATGGGTGTTTGGTCGATCCCCAAAGGGGAATTTTTGGATGATGAAGCGGCATTGACTGCCGCCAAACGCGAATTTGAAGAAGAAACCGGACAGCCAGTAGGCGAAGGCAAATTTATTCCGCTAACACCGGTAAAACTAAAAAGCGGCAAGCGCGTGTTTGCCTGGGCCATGGAAGGCAATATAGATCACAATATAATAACCAGCAATTTTTTTGAGATAGAATGGCCGCCAAAATCAGGTAAAAAACAA of Mucilaginibacter xinganensis contains these proteins:
- a CDS encoding Hint domain-containing protein; amino-acid sequence: MINLNTSSRGSRLRLLALSGKIICYISDDKKTQLNTMRNLLLTISLFIITLTTKAQQATVNPRPLTLDEYNKALTYTVADLDKDTYVKFDNAYILDRYENRKPYFITGGDGLKKRIDLYKLIAKEGMQEIGLMVFYTSETGKKYQALVPDFTADAKVWAKYFQDIDDINKIEKNYILKLSYVLSKEMSFQQYKVLNNGKDLKEEAATYGNDICFPGDEEVTMSNGAKKMIKDVKSGDEVITVDPATNKSSVIKVKELTVHAAKNYAITELVLISAKEKNTATAININLNTKVLKATPNHPMLTKQGSFKIGEVTIGQRVLCLNEQNGKYETYTVLRKTEHAGGVQNVYNIEAAGGSTLVLNGVMVMQK
- a CDS encoding SdiA-regulated domain-containing protein — encoded protein: MPKPIISLILSVTCLFFVSCVGQQEARSPKGYDFSNPVKYDMPDDLTEISGIAFNKGNPDTLFVEQDEDGKLFYFKPGSKDVPAIKFGKSGDYEDLAIISNQVVMLRSDGVLFTFPLDVKNAKPAVKELDSLLPKGEYEGLFADDASQLIYALCKRCAMEKSSKTNTIFSFKLSADGALQSDGKFIIDVKKIEELTGTKKITFHPSALSKNRQTGEWYILSSVNKLLVVADPNWVVKAVYTLNPRTFHQPEGMTFDNSNNLYISNEGDKVQPGNVLKFELTK
- a CDS encoding alpha/beta hydrolase — translated: MVKRSLLIAGILGVSMFVKAQNIKYKDFVFTEVTQTNNLSYAPADTPRENKAHLFDLYQPKDDKSTGRPLIIWMHGGGFKFGSKEAKGIRLWSKTFAQRGYVCAAISYTLSKKFPIFNFDELKRSCYYAVLDAKQAVAYFKEHAKEYNIDPDRIILAGNSAGGMMALNAAYSTNAELAKFAGVTGNTATNKEPLKVAGVINLWGGIFNLDWLKNVRVPIVNIYGSNDGTVSPTHKDAPLYGGADVHDKAVALGIPNDRKIFEGYSHELQKHFNPVFSGGKETQQRWLEAGQFAADFMYKTLFK
- a CDS encoding phenylacetate--CoA ligase family protein, with product MAIFEERNQQQAPEITLMQEQKLQELLAYVNRHSPFYRELFLKHSINIDDIKTLDDLSLIPTTAKDDLQQRNDDFLCVPRNKVIEYTSTSGTLGRPVTIALTENDLDRLAYNEYNSFLCADGSAEDTYQLMLTLDRQFMAGIAYYLGIRRIGAGIIRLGPGVPSLQWETIQRLKPTAIVAVPSFILKLIQYAKDTGIDISSTSVKKAICIGENIRNTDFSLNILGKKITENWDIQLYSTYASTEMQTAFTECGEGKGGHYQPELVIVELLDGNDQQVEPGTPGEVTITTLGVEGMPLLRYKTGDMCMYFDEPCACGRTSLRLSPIMGRKKQMIKFKGTTLYPPALFDLLNEREEILDFVIEVSTNDIGMDQVSLYVVPTELTEECDHRIRAYLQARLRVSPHIKYITTEEILKMQFSEASRKAIKFIDKRA
- a CDS encoding SRPBCC family protein; amino-acid sequence: MIDNKFTSFKIVGDFNTDVRSLYEAWATTAGIEKWFLRKANFYTVPRRTREPEEFIMTEDTYEWYWHGYDDTAVEKGSVLEANGTDSLKFTFSGGSIVSIYIYSRNGVSIVELTQTNIPEEADLSKNLYVQCQIGWTFYLANLKSVIEGGIDLRNKRLELGSSFK
- a CDS encoding NUDIX domain-containing protein produces the protein MPNQSAGILLYRKTSNAVELFLVHPGGPFFKNKDMGVWSIPKGEFLDDEAALTAAKREFEEETGQPVGEGKFIPLTPVKLKSGKRVFAWAMEGNIDHNIITSNFFEIEWPPKSGKKQSFPEVDRAGWFDLEEAKLKINGAQAAFIDELNSLI